Proteins encoded by one window of Polaribacter haliotis:
- a CDS encoding DEAD/DEAH box helicase yields MPFRKLHPHLKEKLAEFEITTPTPFQKASISTIKSGANVFCNAPENSGKTTTLILTSLNKLKCEEVGTAPRAIVLVENNDKALELYDVFLKYTRSSSLRVYVANEREHIDLLKSEIFEGVDVLIATPKTMHKLLLLEGVNTTQVKIFSIDNADFLAQKNYSAEVLSITQSITKCQFVMYSEKMNPTLKRFEDYFMQFAKTVAV; encoded by the coding sequence ATGCCTTTTAGAAAATTACATCCTCATTTGAAAGAAAAGTTAGCCGAATTTGAGATAACAACTCCTACTCCATTTCAAAAAGCAAGTATCTCTACCATTAAAAGTGGCGCCAATGTTTTTTGTAATGCTCCAGAAAATAGTGGAAAAACAACTACTTTAATACTAACTTCTTTAAATAAATTAAAGTGCGAAGAAGTTGGTACAGCACCAAGAGCCATTGTTTTGGTAGAAAATAATGACAAAGCTTTAGAATTATATGATGTTTTTTTAAAATACACAAGATCTTCTTCTCTACGAGTTTACGTTGCAAATGAAAGAGAACATATCGATTTATTAAAGTCGGAGATTTTTGAAGGTGTAGATGTTCTAATTGCGACTCCAAAAACAATGCACAAACTGTTGTTATTAGAAGGTGTAAATACAACACAAGTAAAGATTTTTAGCATCGATAATGCCGATTTTCTAGCACAAAAAAACTATTCTGCTGAAGTTTTATCAATAACACAAAGTATTACGAAATGTCAGTTTGTAATGTATTCAGAAAAAATGAATCCTACTTTAAAACGTTTTGAAGATTATTTTATGCAATTTGCCAAAACAGTTGCTGTTTAA
- a CDS encoding thiamine phosphate synthase, with product MIIPKLHYIAEGKNSKEILKKIQKACTSGAELIQLNLDTISKKKFLDVAKEAREITAYFQTRLIVKDHYKIAKEVKADGVHFENTDSYSFSVRIHLYTWQIVGGTANNLQECEALLANEFDYITLSPFKNSSSRDKQTKVLGLAGFSTIIDVLKTETPILGFGGITTNDVTSILETGISGVVVSEAISTNFDAVKEFNQLLKASVVDEKRYTF from the coding sequence ATGATTATTCCTAAATTACATTATATCGCTGAAGGAAAAAATTCCAAAGAAATTCTAAAGAAGATTCAAAAAGCGTGTACTTCTGGTGCAGAATTGATACAGTTGAATTTAGACACGATTTCTAAAAAAAAGTTTTTAGATGTTGCGAAAGAAGCTAGAGAAATTACGGCTTATTTTCAAACAAGATTAATTGTAAAAGACCACTATAAAATTGCGAAAGAAGTAAAAGCAGATGGTGTACATTTCGAAAATACAGACTCCTACTCTTTTTCTGTAAGAATCCATTTATACACATGGCAAATTGTTGGAGGAACTGCGAACAATTTACAAGAATGTGAAGCCTTATTAGCAAACGAGTTCGATTATATTACTCTGAGTCCTTTTAAAAATTCATCTTCAAGAGATAAACAAACCAAAGTTTTAGGTTTGGCTGGTTTCTCTACCATTATAGATGTTCTAAAAACAGAAACTCCCATTCTTGGTTTTGGCGGAATTACTACAAACGATGTTACTTCTATTTTAGAAACGGGTATTTCTGGTGTTGTTGTTTCTGAAGCTATTTCTACTAATTTCGATGCTGTAAAAGAATTTAATCAGTTATTAAAAGCTTCTGTTGTAGATGAGAAGCGTTATACTTTCTAA